A region from the Sandaracinus amylolyticus genome encodes:
- a CDS encoding SpoVR family protein, which translates to MAKYALNTSTPAYLRDIQKQVEEYARGYGLDFFPTMFEVVSYDQMNELAAYGGFPVRYPHWRFGMEYEQLSKSYEYGLSKIYEMVINNNPSIAYLLEGNSLVDQKLVMAHVFAHVDFFKNNYYFRATNQGIDRQTDQPIRKWIDTMANHGATIRRWADRVGIEKVEEFIDTCLSLENLIDPAKPFEPPKPKEKKKDFEFLEEEPEEVAKLRVDKDYMEDFINPREFVESQQKKMDAEKEKAKRVPERPDRDVLGFLLDHAPLERWERDVLWGIRAEAYYFWPQMQTKIMNEGWASYWHSRLMTEKICDDGEIIEYAERNASVMETGNGRLNPYKLGVELYRHVEERWNKGQFGKEWEDCDDLEARRSWNRRTGLGRKKIFEVRSLYNDVTFIDEFLTPEFVAEQKLYSFGYNARNDRWEIESRKFKEVKEKLLFQLTNAGQPFIRVVDSNLGNRGELLMEHDHQGIDLRLDWAREVLKSLVRVWRRPVEIHTKVENKPTLLRFDGKEHVQRPLR; encoded by the coding sequence ATGGCCAAGTACGCCCTCAACACGTCGACGCCTGCGTACCTCCGCGACATCCAGAAGCAGGTCGAAGAGTACGCGCGCGGCTACGGGCTGGACTTCTTCCCGACGATGTTCGAGGTCGTCTCGTACGACCAGATGAACGAGCTCGCGGCGTACGGCGGGTTCCCGGTGCGCTACCCGCACTGGCGCTTCGGCATGGAGTACGAGCAGCTCAGCAAGAGCTACGAGTACGGGCTGTCGAAGATCTACGAGATGGTGATCAACAACAACCCGTCGATCGCCTACCTGCTCGAGGGCAACTCGCTCGTCGATCAGAAGCTCGTGATGGCGCACGTCTTCGCGCACGTCGACTTCTTCAAGAACAACTACTACTTCCGCGCGACGAACCAGGGGATCGATCGCCAGACCGATCAGCCGATCCGGAAGTGGATCGACACGATGGCGAACCACGGCGCGACGATCCGCCGCTGGGCCGATCGCGTCGGCATCGAGAAGGTCGAGGAGTTCATCGACACCTGCTTGTCGCTGGAGAACCTCATCGACCCCGCGAAGCCGTTCGAGCCGCCGAAGCCGAAGGAGAAGAAGAAGGACTTCGAGTTCCTCGAGGAGGAGCCCGAGGAGGTCGCGAAGCTGCGCGTCGACAAGGACTACATGGAGGACTTCATCAATCCTCGTGAGTTCGTCGAGTCGCAGCAGAAGAAGATGGACGCCGAGAAGGAGAAGGCGAAGCGCGTCCCCGAGCGGCCCGACCGCGACGTGCTCGGCTTCCTCCTCGATCACGCGCCGCTCGAGCGATGGGAGCGCGACGTGCTCTGGGGCATCCGCGCCGAGGCCTACTACTTCTGGCCGCAGATGCAGACGAAGATCATGAACGAGGGCTGGGCCAGCTACTGGCACTCTCGATTGATGACCGAGAAGATCTGCGACGACGGCGAGATCATCGAGTACGCAGAGCGCAATGCGAGCGTGATGGAGACGGGCAATGGCCGTCTCAATCCGTACAAGCTCGGCGTCGAGCTCTATCGCCACGTGGAAGAGCGCTGGAACAAGGGCCAGTTCGGCAAGGAGTGGGAGGACTGCGACGATCTCGAGGCGCGTCGCTCCTGGAACCGCCGCACCGGGCTCGGGCGCAAGAAGATCTTCGAGGTGCGCTCGCTCTACAACGACGTGACGTTCATCGACGAGTTCCTCACGCCGGAGTTCGTCGCGGAGCAGAAGCTCTATTCGTTCGGCTACAACGCGCGCAACGATCGCTGGGAGATCGAGAGCCGCAAGTTCAAGGAAGTGAAGGAGAAGCTCCTCTTCCAGCTCACGAACGCCGGACAGCCCTTCATCCGCGTCGTGGACTCGAACCTCGGCAATCGCGGTGAGCTCCTGATGGAGCACGATCACCAGGGCATCGATCTGCGCCTCGACTGGGCGCGCGAGGTGCTGAAGTCGCTCGTGCGCGTGTGGCGTCGTCCGGTGGAGATCCACACGAAGGTCGAGAACAAGCCGACCTTGCTGCGCTTCGACGGCAAGGAGCACGTGCAGCGGCCGCTGCGTTGA
- a CDS encoding ATP-binding protein has protein sequence MADLIPFAFGMGAADLVLFSVFGVLYLRERREHLRCWAWAHALDGARHLLLAVDLSVGGAVALELTSTILQTAGAWWMMDGAMRFAGRRSHRAWIAAALLVGVSGTIARTLSLPFAIVHLPTSAFLGLARVTGALVLLRAEGTRTARTITCVALLLWGLHSWNYPFLREVRWFAPWGFTLATLLATCVGIGMLMLHLEQARREERASSARYQELFDGAVEGFFRTSPQGKFVAANPALVRMLGYERESELLALDLMRDVYANAADRARILAHQDGDIDTVRLKRRDGSTIEVAVHGRRVRDGNGQVRWFEGSMRDVTEEQRLREELAQAQRMEALGRMAGGIAHDFNNVLGAIVAATDLARLRVDRGQRPIAELDDVRDSAMRAADLTRQLLALARRQPLHRRPLDLRDAVSASARVLGRVIGERVEVEVSLGEEPLVVLADRGQIDQVLMNLALNARDAMPSGGRLRIATESIQIDGSSWARLTVEDTGVGMDDATRRHMFDPFFTTKRHGQGSGLGLAMVYGAVSQSGGRIDVVSAPGEGTRIEVALPLASTQHAADPVEISSEAPRRRARILLVEDEPALRRSVEVALRESGHEVRAAIHAADAFDRWGEWPFDLLVTDVVMPGLSGPDLARAVRRRDPLCPVIFVTGYAAEPIDDALSEHAELLTKPFTMESLLIAVARRLETRDAASAAETTSHVTTA, from the coding sequence ATGGCGGATCTGATCCCGTTCGCGTTCGGCATGGGGGCAGCCGATCTCGTGCTGTTCTCGGTGTTCGGCGTCCTCTACCTGCGTGAGCGACGCGAGCACCTGAGGTGCTGGGCATGGGCGCACGCGCTCGACGGTGCGCGACACCTGCTCCTCGCGGTCGACCTCTCGGTCGGCGGCGCGGTCGCGCTCGAGCTCACGAGCACGATCCTGCAGACCGCAGGCGCGTGGTGGATGATGGACGGCGCGATGCGGTTCGCGGGGCGCCGCTCGCATCGCGCGTGGATCGCCGCGGCGCTGCTCGTCGGCGTGTCGGGCACGATCGCGCGCACGCTCTCGCTGCCGTTCGCGATCGTGCATCTGCCGACGTCGGCGTTCCTCGGCCTCGCGCGCGTCACCGGCGCGCTCGTGCTGCTGCGCGCCGAGGGCACGCGCACCGCGCGCACCATCACGTGCGTCGCGCTGCTGCTCTGGGGCCTGCACTCGTGGAACTACCCGTTCCTCCGCGAGGTGCGGTGGTTCGCGCCGTGGGGGTTCACGCTCGCGACGCTGCTCGCGACGTGCGTCGGCATCGGCATGCTCATGCTCCACCTCGAGCAGGCGCGCCGCGAGGAGCGCGCGAGCTCGGCGCGCTACCAAGAGCTGTTCGACGGTGCGGTCGAGGGCTTCTTCCGCACGAGCCCGCAAGGAAAGTTCGTCGCGGCGAACCCGGCGCTCGTGCGCATGCTCGGCTACGAGCGCGAGTCCGAGCTGCTCGCGCTCGATCTGATGCGCGACGTGTACGCGAACGCCGCGGATCGCGCGCGCATCCTCGCCCATCAGGACGGCGACATCGACACCGTGCGGCTCAAGCGCCGCGACGGCAGCACCATCGAGGTCGCGGTGCACGGCCGGCGCGTGCGCGATGGGAACGGGCAGGTGCGCTGGTTCGAGGGCTCGATGCGCGACGTGACCGAGGAGCAGCGGCTCCGCGAGGAGCTCGCGCAGGCGCAGCGCATGGAAGCGCTCGGGCGCATGGCGGGCGGCATCGCGCACGACTTCAACAACGTGCTCGGCGCGATCGTCGCCGCGACCGATCTCGCGCGACTGCGCGTCGATCGCGGGCAGCGGCCGATCGCGGAGCTCGACGACGTGCGCGACTCGGCGATGCGCGCCGCGGACCTCACGCGGCAGCTGCTCGCGCTCGCACGACGCCAGCCGCTGCATCGACGACCGCTCGATCTGCGCGACGCGGTGAGCGCGAGCGCGCGCGTGCTCGGTCGCGTGATCGGCGAGCGCGTCGAGGTCGAGGTCTCGCTCGGCGAGGAGCCGCTCGTGGTGCTCGCGGATCGCGGGCAGATCGATCAGGTGCTGATGAACCTCGCGCTCAACGCGCGCGACGCGATGCCCTCGGGCGGACGGCTGCGCATCGCGACGGAGTCGATCCAGATCGACGGATCGTCGTGGGCGCGGCTGACCGTCGAGGACACCGGCGTCGGCATGGACGACGCGACGCGCCGGCACATGTTCGATCCGTTCTTCACGACGAAGCGGCACGGCCAGGGCAGCGGGCTCGGGCTCGCGATGGTGTACGGCGCGGTGTCGCAGAGCGGCGGTCGCATCGACGTCGTGAGCGCGCCCGGCGAGGGCACGCGCATCGAGGTCGCGCTGCCTCTCGCGTCGACGCAGCACGCGGCCGATCCGGTCGAGATCTCCAGCGAAGCGCCGCGACGCAGGGCGCGCATCCTGCTGGTCGAGGACGAGCCCGCGCTGAGGCGCTCGGTCGAGGTCGCGCTGCGCGAGTCGGGGCACGAGGTGCGCGCCGCGATCCATGCCGCGGACGCGTTCGATCGCTGGGGTGAGTGGCCCTTCGATCTGCTCGTCACCGACGTCGTGATGCCCGGGCTCTCGGGCCCGGATCTCGCGCGTGCGGTGCGGCGTCGCGACCCGCTCTGTCCGGTGATCTTCGTGACCGGCTACGCGGCCGAGCCGATCGACGACGCGCTCTCGGAGCACGCCGAGCTGCTCACGAAGCCGTTCACGATGGAGTCGCTGCTGATCGCGGTCGCGCGAAGGCTCGAGACGCGCGACGCGGCGAGCGCGGCCGAGACCACATCGCACGTCACCACCGCCTGA
- a CDS encoding DUF444 family protein — protein sequence MSLRIDQDHSRFKNIVRGKIRQNLRRYVSQGELMGKQGKDVVSIPIPQIDIPRFRYSDRQQGGVGQGDGDPGDPVGGSEGEGDGQGKAGQDAGQHVLEVDVTLDELADILGEELALPNIENRGKSKLVDQKDRYVGVRRVGPNSLRHFKRTYKQALKRQISMGTYNPSRPIVIPTRDDLRFRSWKTEEEPVANAVILYMMDVSGSMGDEQKEIVRIESFWIDAWLKKQYKGLETRYIIHDAVAREVDRDTFFRTRESGGTMISSAYKLAAQIIDADYPASEWNIYPFHFSDGDNWSVDDTLLCIELLKTKLLPVSNVFCYGQVESPYGSGQFIKDLREHLGKNDSVITSEIRDRDAIIESIKEFLGKGK from the coding sequence GTGTCGCTCCGCATCGACCAGGACCACTCGCGGTTCAAGAACATCGTCCGCGGCAAGATCCGGCAGAACCTGCGGCGCTACGTGTCGCAGGGAGAGCTGATGGGGAAGCAGGGGAAGGACGTCGTGTCCATCCCCATCCCGCAGATCGACATCCCGCGCTTCCGCTACTCCGATCGCCAGCAGGGCGGCGTCGGTCAGGGTGATGGTGATCCCGGCGATCCCGTGGGCGGCAGCGAGGGCGAGGGCGACGGCCAGGGCAAGGCGGGCCAGGACGCGGGCCAGCACGTCCTCGAGGTCGACGTCACGCTCGACGAGCTCGCCGACATCCTCGGCGAAGAGCTCGCGCTGCCGAACATCGAGAACCGCGGCAAGAGCAAGCTCGTCGATCAGAAGGATCGCTACGTCGGCGTGCGCCGCGTCGGTCCGAACTCGCTGCGTCACTTCAAGCGCACGTACAAGCAGGCGCTGAAGCGACAGATCTCGATGGGCACGTACAACCCGTCGCGCCCGATCGTGATCCCCACGCGCGACGACCTGCGCTTCCGCTCGTGGAAGACCGAGGAAGAGCCCGTCGCGAACGCGGTGATCCTCTACATGATGGACGTCTCCGGCTCGATGGGCGACGAGCAGAAGGAGATCGTCCGCATCGAGTCCTTCTGGATCGATGCGTGGCTCAAGAAGCAGTACAAGGGCCTCGAGACCCGCTACATCATCCACGACGCCGTCGCGCGCGAGGTCGATCGCGACACGTTCTTCCGCACGCGCGAGTCGGGCGGCACGATGATCTCGAGCGCATACAAGCTCGCCGCGCAGATCATCGACGCCGACTATCCCGCGAGCGAGTGGAACATCTATCCGTTCCACTTCTCCGACGGCGACAACTGGTCCGTCGACGACACGCTGCTCTGCATCGAGCTGCTCAAGACGAAGCTGCTGCCGGTGAGCAACGTGTTCTGCTACGGGCAGGTCGAGTCGCCCTACGGCTCGGGGCAGTTCATCAAGGATCTGCGCGAGCACCTCGGCAAGAACGACAGCGTGATCACCAGCGAGATCCGCGACCGCGACGCGATCATCGAGTCGATCAAGGAATTCCTCGGCAAGGGGAAGTGA
- a CDS encoding DUF4397 domain-containing protein, with protein MRDARAAVPNKACSFWRENHVPSIRLSMFLVALSSLALGCGERECGTEFVPDPATGLCVCPEGRIESRGMCLVPDGGVEPDGGLHDGGGPDAAEGDAGGDSVRVRVVHASFRVPQILVRVAGREIGPIVYGSVSAPIVVPRSIGGDTEVVVETGTGDALVSRTLALTESTTLVVAPETNESGETIYPLADDLPAAGGEPVYRVLNAMSAHAPVLVGNLFLTDSPFLSEMALGESSELLTTSDGLVQTAIVDIPDEGDGDILAAFSTQLARSAWIVLFGDTGAHLGAPRAMSALAIDADGGRLLTPDTMLYLLNATSDDVSVYVCETQGGAGTQASALVAGSLRQIVVPTHLAAAVGLRVGPDESTACTDSELPSTDLDGHPRRARTLVVVTGPSASPTLRVVPERAHTTDPAPGDALLVFSHFAAATYPSASLSLADADAAPPTPFFAGASLNVPAYAVVPRGTLQGRVQVRHPSMGSPLTSGALDATDVTDVVHVVYSDSTAGAPAHVVSGPQGRTWRAEVLRP; from the coding sequence ATGCGCGACGCGCGCGCGGCCGTGCCGAACAAGGCGTGCTCGTTCTGGAGGGAGAACCACGTGCCTTCGATCCGACTGTCGATGTTCCTCGTTGCGCTCTCGTCGCTCGCGCTCGGTTGTGGCGAGCGTGAGTGCGGAACGGAATTCGTGCCCGACCCCGCGACCGGCCTCTGCGTGTGCCCAGAGGGGCGCATCGAGAGCCGCGGCATGTGTCTCGTGCCGGACGGCGGTGTGGAGCCCGATGGCGGACTGCATGATGGTGGCGGCCCCGACGCGGCGGAGGGCGATGCCGGCGGGGACAGCGTGCGAGTTCGCGTCGTCCACGCGTCCTTCCGAGTCCCGCAGATTCTCGTGCGAGTCGCCGGACGCGAGATTGGTCCGATCGTGTACGGGAGCGTCAGCGCGCCCATCGTCGTCCCGCGATCGATCGGCGGCGACACGGAGGTCGTCGTCGAGACCGGAACCGGGGACGCGCTCGTCTCTCGCACGCTCGCGCTCACGGAATCCACGACGCTCGTCGTCGCACCGGAGACGAACGAATCGGGCGAGACCATCTATCCGCTTGCCGACGACCTCCCCGCCGCGGGTGGCGAGCCGGTCTATCGCGTCCTGAACGCGATGTCGGCGCACGCGCCTGTCCTCGTGGGCAACCTGTTCCTCACCGACTCGCCGTTCCTCTCGGAGATGGCGCTCGGTGAGTCGTCCGAGCTGCTGACGACGAGCGATGGGCTCGTCCAGACCGCCATCGTCGACATTCCTGACGAGGGCGACGGCGACATTCTCGCTGCGTTCAGCACGCAGCTCGCGCGCAGCGCGTGGATCGTGCTCTTCGGCGACACCGGCGCTCATCTTGGCGCTCCTCGCGCGATGTCTGCGCTCGCGATCGACGCTGATGGCGGACGTCTGCTGACCCCCGACACGATGCTGTACTTGCTGAACGCCACGTCGGACGACGTCTCGGTGTACGTCTGCGAGACGCAGGGGGGAGCTGGGACGCAGGCGTCGGCACTCGTCGCGGGAAGCCTCCGTCAGATCGTCGTTCCGACCCATCTCGCTGCCGCGGTCGGGCTTCGAGTCGGTCCCGACGAGTCGACGGCCTGCACCGATTCCGAGCTTCCGAGCACCGACCTCGACGGACATCCTCGTCGCGCGCGCACTCTCGTCGTCGTCACGGGCCCGTCTGCGTCGCCGACGCTGCGAGTCGTCCCCGAGCGCGCGCACACGACCGATCCGGCGCCTGGCGACGCGCTGCTCGTGTTCTCGCATTTCGCGGCAGCGACCTATCCGTCGGCGTCACTGTCGCTCGCCGACGCAGATGCTGCGCCACCGACCCCCTTCTTCGCCGGTGCGAGCCTGAACGTCCCCGCGTATGCGGTGGTGCCGCGTGGCACGCTGCAGGGCCGAGTGCAGGTCCGGCATCCGTCGATGGGCAGCCCACTGACCAGCGGAGCCCTCGACGCGACGGACGTCACGGACGTCGTGCACGTCGTCTACTCGGACTCGACGGCAGGCGCACCGGCTCACGTCGTCAGCGGACCTCAGGGCCGGACGTGGAGAGCGGAGGTGCTGCGGCCCTGA
- a CDS encoding MopE-related protein encodes MSFASWGRAMKMTTMRVVLAMLALGVSANAGCSVIVDGAIQDRDAGGGMDATVVSCTGVADGTACGTDRVCVNEVCALSACGDGVVDPGRDEECDDGNSTPSDGCEPTSCTFSCDADADCDDAEECNGEARCEEHRCVAGTDLENGTDCMLVDVPDVDAGMPDAGVEDAGVDVDGGVDDPTRGQCRAGVCVTRGCGNGVLGSGEECDDGNAEDGDGCDVDCTYTCETDDECQNETVCDGLEVCDVATHTCSAGTAPDCADTENFTNGRGEWGPDCTVDTCDAVMGCAHALRDADSDGYPPGSYMVEGTTYTCLGTAANDCNDIDDDVYPGAEEICDGRDNNCAGGTDETAPTWFADCDGDTFAPLSGGATHTGCTPPASTGCPNPSIARWTTTRPISGNRTTYDCNDANPNVRPTQTAYGTAIPAPGSGYDWNCDGTVTQEATNCSGICVACISYRGGCIGSDPGWSDGSASCGATESYRYCRVNPSGGCVVTEPRTQRCR; translated from the coding sequence ATGTCCTTCGCTTCGTGGGGGCGTGCGATGAAGATGACGACGATGCGTGTCGTGCTCGCGATGCTGGCGCTCGGCGTGAGCGCGAACGCGGGCTGCTCGGTGATCGTGGACGGCGCGATCCAGGATCGCGACGCGGGCGGCGGCATGGACGCGACCGTCGTGTCGTGCACCGGCGTCGCGGACGGCACGGCGTGCGGAACGGATCGCGTGTGCGTCAACGAAGTGTGCGCGCTGAGCGCGTGCGGCGACGGAGTCGTCGATCCCGGGCGCGACGAGGAGTGCGACGACGGCAACTCGACGCCGAGCGACGGCTGCGAGCCGACGTCGTGCACGTTCAGTTGCGACGCCGACGCTGACTGCGACGACGCCGAGGAGTGCAACGGCGAAGCGCGGTGCGAAGAGCATCGCTGCGTCGCGGGCACCGACCTCGAGAACGGCACCGACTGCATGCTCGTCGACGTGCCCGACGTCGACGCCGGGATGCCCGACGCGGGCGTCGAGGACGCAGGGGTCGACGTCGACGGGGGTGTGGACGATCCCACGCGCGGGCAGTGTCGCGCGGGCGTGTGCGTGACGCGCGGCTGCGGCAATGGCGTGCTCGGTTCGGGCGAGGAGTGCGACGACGGCAACGCCGAGGACGGCGACGGCTGTGACGTCGACTGCACGTACACGTGCGAGACGGATGACGAGTGCCAGAACGAGACGGTCTGCGATGGCCTCGAGGTCTGCGACGTCGCAACGCACACGTGCTCCGCGGGGACCGCGCCCGACTGCGCCGACACCGAGAACTTCACGAACGGGCGTGGCGAGTGGGGCCCCGACTGCACCGTCGACACGTGTGACGCAGTGATGGGTTGCGCGCACGCGCTTCGCGACGCGGACTCCGACGGATACCCGCCGGGCTCGTACATGGTCGAGGGCACGACGTACACGTGCCTCGGAACCGCGGCGAACGACTGCAACGACATCGACGACGACGTGTATCCAGGCGCCGAGGAGATCTGCGACGGGCGCGACAACAACTGCGCGGGCGGCACCGACGAGACGGCGCCGACGTGGTTCGCGGACTGCGACGGCGACACGTTCGCACCGCTCAGCGGCGGCGCGACGCACACCGGGTGCACGCCGCCCGCGAGCACCGGCTGCCCGAACCCGAGCATCGCGCGGTGGACCACCACGCGACCGATCTCGGGCAACCGCACGACGTACGACTGCAACGACGCGAACCCGAACGTGCGGCCCACGCAGACGGCGTACGGCACGGCGATCCCGGCGCCGGGCTCCGGCTACGACTGGAACTGCGATGGCACGGTGACGCAGGAGGCCACGAACTGCAGCGGCATCTGCGTCGCGTGCATCTCGTACCGCGGTGGCTGCATCGGTAGCGATCCGGGTTGGTCCGACGGCAGCGCGTCGTGCGGTGCGACGGAGTCCTACCGCTATTGCCGGGTCAACCCGAGCGGCGGGTGTGTCGTGACCGAGCCGCGCACCCAGCGCTGTCGCTGA
- a CDS encoding tetratricopeptide repeat protein produces MIARGTWIALVAALSIALVPALGIAQEDARTLFQRGQTAYSQGDYDAAIEQWTRAYELDPRPLLQFNLSQAYERLGRLEDAIHALELYLERADPNDEHQSDARARVSALRERVGRTSVRVTGGPEGATILVDGEDRGRTPRPDPIQVSPGSHRIAVRAQGYAEFTSSVVVPAGQSVDVAVDMQPSSGGAQVAQGGDELPVVPIILFSAGGAALIAGAVMGGVALSDAENAPGRDSPEADAARGLALGADITMGAGVALAAAGLIVLLVADSGGGEDREPERISLAPWGGASGGGVAVAGSF; encoded by the coding sequence ATGATCGCTCGGGGGACTTGGATCGCGCTGGTCGCGGCGCTGTCGATCGCGCTCGTGCCAGCGCTCGGCATCGCGCAGGAGGACGCGCGCACGCTGTTCCAGCGCGGGCAGACCGCGTACTCGCAGGGTGACTACGACGCGGCGATCGAGCAGTGGACGCGCGCGTACGAGCTGGATCCGCGGCCGCTGCTCCAGTTCAACCTCTCGCAGGCGTACGAGCGCCTCGGTCGTCTCGAGGACGCGATCCACGCGCTCGAGCTCTACCTCGAGCGCGCCGATCCGAACGACGAGCACCAGTCGGACGCGCGCGCGCGCGTGTCGGCGCTGCGCGAGCGCGTGGGACGCACCAGCGTGCGCGTGACCGGTGGGCCCGAGGGCGCGACGATCCTCGTCGACGGCGAGGATCGCGGCCGCACGCCGCGTCCCGATCCGATCCAGGTGTCGCCCGGCTCGCATCGCATCGCGGTGCGCGCGCAGGGATACGCCGAGTTCACGTCGAGCGTGGTCGTGCCCGCGGGACAGTCGGTCGACGTCGCGGTCGACATGCAGCCGTCGAGCGGAGGCGCGCAGGTGGCGCAGGGCGGCGACGAGCTGCCGGTGGTGCCGATCATCCTGTTCTCGGCGGGCGGCGCGGCGCTGATCGCGGGCGCGGTGATGGGCGGCGTCGCGCTCTCGGACGCGGAGAACGCACCCGGCCGCGACTCGCCGGAGGCCGACGCGGCGCGCGGCCTGGCGCTCGGCGCGGACATCACGATGGGCGCGGGCGTCGCGCTCGCGGCGGCGGGATTGATCGTGCTGCTCGTGGCCGACTCGGGCGGCGGCGAAGACCGCGAGCCCGAGCGCATCTCGCTCGCGCCGTGGGGCGGCGCGAGCGGCGGCGGCGTCGCGGTCGCGGGGTCGTTCTGA
- a CDS encoding alpha/beta hydrolase-fold protein produces MLRSLVASALVAVILGGCYFVQSPSRPVPALAVLREEGERQGCLMIFLPGMLDGPDTYLDHGFPQDLLRSGAACDSVAVNLHFRYYGDGGVSEKVWEDVLAPALARGYDEIWIVGVSMGGLGALLTASDHARHVDGIILLSPYLGEESFVQTVIDAGGLAEWTPPSELPSRVDRDNYSLFLWSWLRGYVDDPESMPALYLGFANGERLAPAAELLARALPEGHVLQQDGRHGWATWRPLFRELLARARPGRGDVGALASSR; encoded by the coding sequence ATGCTCCGCTCGCTCGTCGCGTCCGCGCTCGTCGCCGTCATCCTCGGTGGTTGCTACTTCGTGCAGTCGCCTTCGCGCCCGGTGCCCGCGCTCGCGGTGCTGCGCGAAGAAGGCGAGCGCCAGGGCTGCCTCATGATCTTCCTGCCGGGCATGCTCGACGGCCCCGACACGTATCTCGATCACGGGTTCCCGCAGGACCTGCTGCGATCGGGCGCGGCGTGCGACTCGGTCGCGGTGAACCTCCACTTCCGATACTACGGCGATGGCGGCGTGTCGGAGAAGGTCTGGGAGGACGTGCTCGCGCCGGCGCTCGCGCGCGGGTACGACGAGATCTGGATCGTCGGCGTCTCGATGGGCGGGCTCGGCGCGCTGCTCACCGCGAGCGACCACGCGCGCCACGTCGACGGCATCATCCTGCTCTCGCCGTACCTCGGCGAGGAGTCGTTCGTGCAGACGGTGATCGACGCGGGCGGGCTCGCGGAGTGGACCCCGCCGAGCGAGCTGCCGTCGCGCGTGGATCGCGACAACTACTCGCTCTTCCTGTGGTCGTGGCTGCGCGGCTACGTCGACGATCCGGAGTCGATGCCCGCGCTCTACCTGGGGTTCGCGAACGGCGAGCGGCTCGCGCCCGCGGCCGAGCTCCTCGCGCGCGCGCTGCCCGAGGGACACGTGCTGCAGCAGGACGGGCGACATGGCTGGGCGACGTGGAGACCGCTCTTCCGCGAGCTGCTCGCGCGGGCGCGGCCGGGTCGCGGTGACGTCGGCGCGCTCGCGTCGTCGCGCTGA
- a CDS encoding MYXO-CTERM sorting domain-containing protein produces the protein MRTILALVLVLFVLVPAARADVIETCPDGQRFESNPVPEGAMHHAGGRCVEDEAAGGCAIGHGGGSGSAVVLMLAALALVAARRR, from the coding sequence ATGCGGACGATCCTCGCGCTCGTGCTCGTGCTCTTCGTGCTCGTTCCAGCGGCGCGCGCCGACGTGATCGAGACGTGTCCGGACGGACAGCGATTCGAGTCGAACCCGGTGCCCGAGGGCGCGATGCACCACGCGGGCGGCCGCTGCGTGGAGGACGAGGCGGCGGGTGGCTGCGCGATCGGGCACGGCGGCGGATCGGGGAGCGCGGTCGTGCTGATGCTCGCGGCGCTCGCGCTCGTGGCCGCGCGTCGCCGCTGA
- a CDS encoding DMT family transporter, with translation MSDRDANVSGALYALAAGLLWGLVFVVPLLLPEYPAVALSFGRYVAFGVIAIPLAWLDRAQLRGLSRADWIEATKLALVGNVLYYLCLAAAIQRAGAPLPTMIIGTLPVVIALVSNARGERVAWSRLAPSLALIATGIALVNRAEWQALRADPSADPRRYAIGGLLAIGALVCWTWYPIRNAAWLRASRARSASTWATAQGVVTLPIAAIGYAGFVAWSALSGTGEFPLPLGPTPSRFVFAMLAVGLLASWMGATCWNRASQRLPTQIAGQLIVFETLAALSYAFVLRGRLPDAMALAGIVLLVVGVAWALRSPRSTPIAPLEST, from the coding sequence ATGTCCGATCGTGACGCCAACGTCTCCGGGGCCCTCTACGCGCTCGCGGCGGGGCTGCTCTGGGGGCTCGTGTTCGTGGTGCCGCTGCTCCTGCCCGAGTACCCGGCCGTGGCGCTCTCGTTCGGGCGCTACGTCGCGTTCGGCGTGATCGCGATCCCGCTCGCGTGGCTCGATCGCGCGCAGCTGCGCGGGCTCTCGCGCGCCGACTGGATCGAAGCGACGAAGCTCGCGCTCGTCGGCAACGTCCTCTACTACCTGTGCCTCGCCGCCGCGATCCAGCGCGCGGGCGCGCCGCTGCCGACGATGATCATCGGCACGCTGCCGGTCGTGATCGCGCTCGTGTCGAACGCGCGCGGAGAGCGCGTCGCGTGGTCGCGTCTCGCTCCGTCGCTCGCGCTGATCGCGACGGGCATCGCGCTCGTGAACCGCGCCGAGTGGCAAGCGCTGCGCGCCGATCCGAGCGCCGATCCGCGACGCTACGCGATCGGTGGCCTGCTCGCGATCGGCGCGCTCGTGTGCTGGACCTGGTACCCGATCCGCAACGCCGCGTGGCTGCGCGCGTCGCGCGCGCGATCCGCGTCGACCTGGGCGACCGCGCAGGGCGTCGTGACGCTGCCGATCGCCGCGATCGGCTACGCGGGGTTCGTCGCGTGGAGCGCGCTCTCCGGGACCGGCGAATTCCCGCTGCCGCTCGGGCCGACACCGTCGCGCTTCGTGTTCGCGATGCTCGCGGTGGGTCTGCTCGCGTCGTGGATGGGCGCGACGTGCTGGAACCGCGCGAGCCAGCGTCTTCCCACGCAGATCGCGGGACAGCTCATCGTGTTCGAGACGCTCGCCGCGCTGAGCTACGCGTTCGTGCTCCGGGGGCGGCTTCCCGACGCGATGGCGCTCGCCGGGATCGTGCTGCTCGTCGTCGGCGTCGCGTGGGCGCTGCGATCACCGCGCAGCACGCCCATCGCGCCGCTCGAGAGCACGTGA